A section of the Estrella lausannensis genome encodes:
- a CDS encoding DUF2608 domain-containing protein, with the protein MKKKVVLWSVVLISLIFRLPALIVETHSIESVRTHAGPTTLILFDIDNTLIEPVQELGTDQWFEHRLTEYKALGLPAGEAKEKTVSEYVAIHSITKVKPVEKVTPSLIAQLQQEGYICMGLTARGLSLATRTVEQLKSVGIELTQTAPSKEEFYFTNHHGVLYRAGILFASGTHKGNALVKLLRHLHYCPDKIVFIDDKLNQLKDVEHTLENEGIAFVGLRYGFLDEKVAGFRKAVADLQFAHFGHILSDEEAALLMGETK; encoded by the coding sequence ATGAAAAAGAAAGTAGTCCTATGGTCAGTGGTCCTCATTTCCCTGATCTTTCGCCTGCCGGCCCTCATCGTCGAAACACACTCCATCGAATCCGTCAGAACCCATGCCGGTCCGACTACCCTCATCCTCTTCGATATCGACAATACCCTGATTGAACCTGTGCAGGAATTGGGTACGGATCAGTGGTTTGAGCACCGCCTGACCGAGTATAAAGCGCTGGGTTTGCCCGCGGGTGAAGCGAAGGAAAAAACTGTGTCTGAGTATGTTGCCATCCATAGCATTACAAAAGTGAAGCCTGTCGAGAAAGTGACTCCGTCGTTGATTGCACAGCTGCAGCAGGAAGGATATATCTGCATGGGTTTGACCGCGCGAGGCCTTTCCCTGGCGACAAGGACTGTCGAACAGTTAAAAAGCGTCGGCATAGAGCTGACACAGACAGCCCCCTCCAAAGAAGAGTTCTATTTCACAAACCATCACGGTGTTCTCTACCGTGCCGGCATTCTCTTCGCCTCGGGCACCCACAAAGGCAATGCCCTGGTCAAACTTCTGCGCCATCTTCATTACTGCCCTGATAAAATCGTGTTTATCGATGATAAGCTGAACCAGCTGAAAGATGTCGAACATACTTTGGAAAACGAAGGCATCGCTTTTGTGGGACTGCGCTATGGTTTCTTAGATGAAAAGGTCGCCGGCTTTAGAAAAGCGGTTGCCGATCTCCAGTTTGCCCATTTTGGCCATATTCTTTCCGATGAGGAGGCTGCCCTGCTGATGGGAGAGACCAAATAG
- the recD gene encoding exodeoxyribonuclease V subunit alpha: MTEDNLTERPWPLIHLCKEKGMIDELDLTLAKNLLKNEKDKKEEWALFLCHMSRSLREGSLAVSLESGKLMPSPVSIWKDKKKDPLLSPVDIAAVEEKIIEGFHLPASLVHERSTEKAADKPIIREGNRLYFQRSLRAEERFLQSMTQFLKFRKKDKFDRQKAMLFVEEMKRSGSLEEKQAQAALAFLDSAITLIMGGPGTGKTYTAAMIVRMLQQARISSEPYKIALAAPTGKAASNLKQALSKCGATEGIEEPRTLHSLLNLGYQSKEVKSPYQLSHDLYIIDEASMIDIELMTALLRSMKPTAKAIFLGDQNQLPPIDLGSPFSDIADAKDNLPPSLSCVELNVSIRCETKDILELSKLMLEGDGNKTVQFLKVPREEVEWRPIHDEGDKEILGHIVASSKLKYEWMVRENLTDTELFQLKSTFTVLTPFRVGMLGSEAINHAINKAFATATSKGAVPIIILENKPDLGLFNGDIGFLKEGHSGQRKAIFLKQNTVETIAFPEAILPKYEWAFCLSIHKSQGSEFQEALIVLPEGSEHFGKKIAYTALTRVKKRACLVAREETLCKILSEKTPRTSGIAEKVLQLSCTS; encoded by the coding sequence ATGACAGAAGACAATCTTACCGAGCGCCCCTGGCCGCTGATCCACCTCTGCAAGGAAAAGGGGATGATTGACGAACTCGATCTTACACTTGCAAAAAACCTCCTCAAAAATGAGAAGGATAAAAAGGAAGAGTGGGCCCTATTTCTTTGCCATATGAGTCGCTCATTAAGGGAGGGAAGTCTTGCTGTTTCGTTAGAAAGCGGGAAACTGATGCCCTCTCCTGTAAGCATCTGGAAAGATAAAAAGAAAGATCCGCTTCTCTCCCCGGTCGATATCGCCGCCGTAGAAGAGAAGATTATCGAAGGGTTCCATCTTCCGGCGTCGCTTGTACACGAGCGCAGCACGGAGAAGGCTGCCGATAAACCGATCATACGCGAGGGAAACAGGCTCTATTTTCAGCGCTCCCTCCGTGCAGAAGAGCGTTTTTTGCAATCCATGACGCAGTTTTTAAAGTTTAGGAAAAAAGACAAGTTCGACCGTCAAAAAGCGATGCTCTTTGTCGAAGAGATGAAGAGAAGTGGATCGCTTGAAGAAAAACAAGCCCAAGCCGCTCTTGCCTTTTTAGATTCGGCTATCACCCTGATCATGGGAGGGCCCGGCACCGGGAAAACGTACACTGCCGCCATGATCGTACGCATGCTTCAACAGGCACGCATCTCCTCTGAACCCTATAAAATTGCCCTCGCTGCACCGACGGGAAAAGCCGCTTCCAATTTAAAGCAGGCGCTTTCGAAATGCGGGGCGACAGAAGGGATCGAAGAGCCCAGAACTCTCCACTCCCTTTTGAATCTGGGCTATCAGTCAAAAGAGGTGAAATCACCCTATCAGCTCAGCCACGATCTCTACATCATCGATGAAGCCTCCATGATTGACATTGAGCTCATGACGGCCCTTCTGCGGTCGATGAAGCCTACGGCAAAGGCCATCTTCTTAGGAGACCAAAATCAGCTCCCGCCGATCGACCTGGGATCTCCCTTTTCCGACATTGCCGATGCCAAAGACAATTTACCCCCTTCCTTAAGCTGCGTGGAGCTGAACGTCAGCATCCGTTGCGAGACTAAGGATATCCTGGAGCTGTCAAAGCTGATGCTGGAAGGGGACGGAAACAAAACAGTGCAATTTCTCAAAGTGCCCCGGGAAGAGGTCGAGTGGCGCCCCATCCACGATGAGGGAGACAAGGAGATTCTTGGCCATATTGTGGCCTCATCCAAGTTAAAGTATGAATGGATGGTAAGAGAGAATCTGACCGATACCGAGCTGTTTCAGCTCAAATCGACATTCACAGTATTGACTCCTTTTCGCGTAGGAATGCTCGGTTCTGAAGCGATCAACCACGCCATCAATAAAGCGTTTGCAACGGCGACATCCAAGGGTGCCGTGCCGATCATCATTTTGGAAAACAAGCCCGATCTGGGCCTCTTCAATGGCGATATTGGATTCCTTAAAGAAGGCCACTCAGGCCAAAGGAAGGCCATATTCTTAAAACAGAATACCGTGGAGACTATCGCGTTTCCGGAGGCCATCTTGCCAAAATATGAATGGGCGTTTTGCCTCTCGATCCACAAATCCCAAGGGAGTGAATTTCAGGAGGCTTTAATTGTTCTGCCGGAAGGGTCGGAGCATTTTGGCAAAAAAATAGCCTATACGGCACTGACAAGGGTCAAAAAGCGCGCCTGCCTTGTCGCGAGAGAAGAGACCCTATGCAAAATCTTGTCCGAAAAAACGCCAAGAACCTCGGGAATTGCAGAAAAGGTGCTGCAATTGTCTTGTACATCCTGA
- a CDS encoding UvrD-helicase domain-containing protein, producing the protein MKAFDILSKNLCIHQNTMLEASAGTGKTFTIEHLVIRFLLEEDPLTGQTMELSEILLVTFTKKAVLDLKRRVRSALKKTISLLSQDGAEEMPEYLQASVERQQGNTSLLKSKLEKALSIFEEAEIFTIHSFSMKALMENSFETGFTQSGEKENITHEELMLVAEEFFRTEFSPPDFSQGQLTNLMRYFSSDIPKLLKKLVNLSNTYHSIERKRPFHELYLELRQAGIPGNEEGILQQLMTIADHFKKPQPAPDERTYPILAKALSSNEVSEKDFDHLIKEAKVLIEKFSDENRKKRGMPKTPIDESLFTRLKKLLLLIEEAGSPEVILVNAAASLKGFIKRRQEEEGKFSFDALLTKAWESAENSRFKESIRSRYKAVIIDEFQDTDPMQWGIFYRLFIEGNSDTKIFLVGDPKQSIYHFRQADIYTYLRAAEDIGINDRGTLGVNYRSRPDLIDAINLFFSESKLPKLIALPKTGGHLPYLPVAAGRKMGAIPFSDDKKSFHVVLKDQEAGKEDITPFLIRDEIIALREAGIARFGQMAVLVKDRYQGKEVEEALQQALIPASWQRGYSLIGSLSHKAMIELMEGVILFKNFSKLKTALAGPILLFPENALEDVQSGAFLAAIQEIGNLRDTLFNLGFASFFEELKSKTLGLEATVSEKLIVNRGGARFLDEVCLIAERLMEVENELGYSPDRLLHYLKEALSFNADDYPEWNLPPSGEEDSVKIITIHSSKGLEYDIVFAVGLFKTGSDPDQIVHREEEGKFIIKALLSHESALYEQWCEEIDAEKIRQLYVALTRARERLYLYFSDLKKDKLAIGKASPLDLWLAKLSVKEGSYQDLYDAIRAGSEEPLMRFLESQKEISYETGRLRNTATLEPKAKTASSLFKAPPPITRDHKPILLTSFSSIAKASGEEKESGREEAPRDFNAPLKSPLTLPAGAQTGVVIHSILERIPFHPRKAESFVTDYLSGSEYAPWSQAIAEMVKRAFTHTIFGFSLAEVDPAKTMREYEFLYPASLSPSADGYLKGVIDLIFLHQGKYYLLDWKTNWLGRELSDYTEDKILRSMEEHHYKLQAKIYAEAIKRYVRLFDDRPFEELFGGAYYVYLRGLPPPGGQLTGVAPVLFLNDLEAL; encoded by the coding sequence ATGAAAGCCTTTGACATCCTCTCCAAAAATCTTTGCATCCATCAAAATACGATGCTGGAGGCGTCGGCGGGAACAGGAAAAACCTTCACCATCGAGCACCTCGTGATCCGGTTTCTTCTCGAAGAGGACCCGCTAACCGGCCAGACGATGGAGCTTAGCGAGATCCTGCTTGTGACCTTCACCAAAAAAGCCGTGTTGGATCTTAAAAGACGGGTCCGTTCGGCACTAAAAAAGACCATTTCCCTTCTCTCGCAAGATGGGGCTGAAGAGATGCCGGAATATCTTCAGGCCTCAGTTGAGAGGCAGCAAGGCAACACCTCCCTGTTAAAAAGCAAACTCGAAAAAGCGCTCTCAATATTCGAGGAAGCTGAAATCTTCACCATTCACAGCTTTTCGATGAAAGCGCTGATGGAAAATTCTTTTGAAACAGGATTCACCCAATCGGGTGAGAAAGAGAACATCACCCACGAAGAGCTGATGCTGGTGGCCGAGGAGTTTTTCAGAACCGAATTCTCGCCTCCCGACTTCAGCCAGGGGCAGCTGACGAATCTGATGAGATACTTTTCAAGCGACATCCCTAAGCTGCTAAAAAAACTGGTCAACCTCTCCAACACCTATCATTCGATCGAGAGAAAGCGCCCCTTTCATGAACTGTATCTTGAGTTGAGACAAGCCGGCATCCCGGGTAATGAAGAGGGAATCCTGCAACAGCTGATGACCATTGCCGACCATTTCAAAAAACCTCAACCCGCCCCCGATGAGAGAACATACCCCATTTTAGCGAAGGCGCTCTCCTCCAACGAGGTTTCAGAAAAGGATTTCGATCACCTGATCAAAGAAGCAAAGGTGCTCATCGAAAAGTTCAGCGATGAGAACAGAAAAAAGCGAGGGATGCCCAAAACCCCAATCGACGAAAGTCTATTCACAAGGCTGAAAAAGTTGCTTCTGCTGATTGAGGAGGCGGGCTCGCCCGAGGTCATCTTGGTGAACGCGGCCGCTTCCCTCAAAGGATTCATCAAAAGGCGCCAGGAAGAAGAGGGGAAGTTCAGCTTCGACGCCCTTTTAACCAAAGCGTGGGAATCGGCGGAAAATTCCCGCTTTAAAGAGAGCATCAGGAGCCGCTACAAGGCGGTCATTATCGATGAATTCCAAGATACCGACCCCATGCAATGGGGAATTTTCTACCGTCTCTTCATTGAGGGCAACAGCGACACTAAGATTTTTTTGGTGGGAGATCCCAAGCAGTCCATCTACCATTTCCGCCAGGCCGATATCTACACCTATCTGAGAGCGGCCGAAGACATCGGGATAAACGACCGCGGAACTCTCGGCGTGAACTACCGCTCAAGGCCGGATCTGATTGACGCCATCAACCTTTTTTTCAGTGAGAGTAAGCTTCCTAAACTGATCGCCCTTCCCAAAACCGGCGGACACCTGCCCTATCTGCCGGTGGCTGCAGGAAGAAAAATGGGCGCCATCCCGTTTTCCGACGATAAAAAATCCTTTCATGTCGTTCTTAAAGACCAAGAGGCCGGAAAAGAAGACATCACGCCGTTTTTGATCAGAGATGAGATCATCGCGCTAAGAGAGGCGGGCATCGCCCGGTTCGGACAGATGGCTGTGTTAGTCAAAGACCGCTATCAGGGAAAAGAGGTGGAGGAAGCTCTTCAGCAGGCGCTCATTCCCGCAAGCTGGCAGCGAGGATACAGCCTGATCGGCAGCCTTTCTCATAAGGCCATGATTGAACTGATGGAAGGTGTGATTCTCTTCAAAAATTTCAGCAAGCTGAAGACGGCCCTCGCCGGGCCGATTCTGCTCTTCCCGGAGAATGCTCTTGAAGATGTGCAGTCAGGCGCCTTCTTAGCGGCCATCCAAGAGATCGGAAATCTAAGGGACACCCTCTTCAACCTCGGATTTGCCTCGTTCTTCGAAGAGCTCAAGAGCAAAACGCTAGGCCTTGAAGCGACTGTGTCAGAAAAACTGATCGTTAATCGTGGAGGAGCCAGGTTTTTAGATGAGGTATGCCTCATCGCCGAACGGTTGATGGAAGTGGAAAACGAACTCGGCTACTCCCCGGATAGGCTCCTGCATTATCTAAAAGAGGCCCTTTCGTTCAATGCGGATGATTATCCGGAGTGGAATCTTCCCCCCTCAGGTGAAGAGGACTCTGTAAAAATCATCACCATCCACTCCAGCAAGGGGCTTGAGTATGATATAGTCTTCGCCGTCGGCCTTTTCAAGACCGGCTCTGATCCCGATCAGATCGTGCATCGGGAAGAAGAGGGCAAGTTTATCATCAAGGCTCTTCTCTCGCATGAGAGTGCGCTCTATGAGCAGTGGTGCGAGGAGATCGACGCCGAGAAAATACGGCAACTTTATGTCGCTCTGACAAGAGCCAGAGAGAGGCTTTACCTCTACTTCTCAGACCTAAAGAAAGATAAACTTGCCATCGGAAAGGCATCCCCCCTGGACCTGTGGCTGGCGAAACTATCGGTCAAGGAAGGCTCCTACCAAGACCTCTACGATGCCATCAGAGCCGGATCCGAAGAGCCGCTGATGCGCTTTTTGGAAAGCCAGAAGGAAATCTCCTATGAAACAGGCCGCTTGCGAAATACAGCCACCTTGGAGCCCAAGGCAAAGACCGCTTCAAGCCTCTTCAAGGCGCCGCCCCCCATCACAAGAGACCACAAGCCCATCTTACTCACCTCCTTTTCATCTATCGCTAAAGCGAGCGGTGAAGAAAAAGAAAGCGGCAGGGAAGAGGCGCCCCGGGACTTTAACGCTCCTTTGAAGTCGCCCCTGACCCTGCCTGCCGGTGCCCAAACAGGCGTTGTCATCCACTCCATACTGGAAAGAATCCCCTTCCATCCCAGGAAAGCGGAATCCTTCGTCACCGATTATTTGTCGGGATCCGAATACGCTCCTTGGTCGCAGGCGATCGCAGAAATGGTCAAAAGAGCGTTTACCCACACTATATTTGGTTTCAGCCTCGCTGAGGTCGACCCTGCCAAAACCATGAGAGAGTATGAGTTTCTCTACCCCGCATCACTATCCCCGTCAGCGGATGGCTACTTGAAAGGGGTTATCGATTTAATCTTCCTGCATCAGGGGAAGTACTATCTTCTCGACTGGAAAACCAACTGGCTGGGAAGAGAGCTCTCCGATTATACCGAAGACAAAATCTTGCGCTCCATGGAAGAGCACCACTACAAACTGCAAGCCAAGATCTATGCCGAAGCAATAAAGCGCTATGTCCGCCTCTTCGACGACCGCCCCTTTGAAGAGCTTTTCGGTGGAGCATATTATGTCTATCTAAGAGGCCTGCCTCCACCCGGCGGCCAGTTGACAGGAGTTGCCCCTGTACTTTTTCTAAACGATTTAGAGGCTCTATGA